From one Sphingomonas sp. BT-65 genomic stretch:
- a CDS encoding ABC transporter substrate-binding protein, with translation MGNQHSRRLVLGLGISVAAFPLLASCAHRVTTKRVPRIGFIMGTGLPAMTEAFHGELRRLGYIEGKNIIVETRLIRPNSTDGATYVAELAHMDLDLIVAPSLPIALGVREENPAMPMVVATAPGMVSNGLARSLEHPGGNVTGMDELPPGLTARRLKRLKEAAPAVSRVALLSTTPGRGGHEIQLADAERAAPGIGVSVKAYVVRSLPELQTALAAMIDDGMDGLLNFQGALSLANRQLITDFAARHRVPAIYQSKLFVEAGGLMSLAPDQDEQFRIAARYADRILRGARPGDLPIRHPARYFLTINAKVANALGLSLSPGLLADADSVVR, from the coding sequence ATGGGCAACCAGCACAGCCGGCGCCTGGTTCTCGGACTCGGGATTTCCGTCGCTGCGTTTCCGCTGTTGGCTTCCTGCGCGCATCGCGTGACGACGAAGCGCGTTCCACGCATCGGTTTCATCATGGGCACTGGCCTCCCGGCAATGACCGAGGCCTTCCATGGCGAGTTGCGCAGGCTCGGATACATTGAGGGGAAGAACATCATCGTCGAGACGCGCCTGATTCGGCCCAACTCCACGGACGGCGCGACATATGTGGCCGAGCTGGCGCATATGGACCTGGACCTGATCGTTGCACCATCGCTGCCGATCGCGCTGGGTGTGCGCGAGGAAAATCCTGCCATGCCGATGGTGGTGGCGACCGCTCCCGGAATGGTGAGCAACGGTCTAGCGCGGAGCCTCGAACATCCCGGAGGCAATGTGACCGGGATGGACGAGCTTCCACCGGGTTTGACGGCAAGGCGCCTGAAGCGGCTGAAGGAGGCGGCACCCGCGGTTTCACGCGTGGCCCTGCTCTCGACCACGCCCGGGCGGGGCGGGCATGAGATCCAGCTGGCCGACGCCGAGCGGGCGGCACCGGGGATCGGTGTGAGTGTGAAAGCCTATGTCGTCAGGTCGTTGCCCGAGCTTCAGACCGCGCTCGCGGCGATGATCGATGACGGGATGGACGGGCTGCTCAATTTTCAGGGCGCGCTGTCACTCGCCAACCGGCAGCTCATCACCGACTTTGCGGCCAGGCACCGCGTCCCGGCAATCTATCAGTCGAAGCTCTTTGTCGAGGCGGGCGGACTCATGTCCCTGGCGCCGGACCAGGACGAGCAGTTCCGCATTGCGGCACGCTATGCCGATCGGATTCTGCGGGGCGCCAGGCCGGGGGATCTGCCGATCCGGCATCCGGCCCGTTATTTTCTCACGATCAATGCAAAGGTCGCGAACGCGTTGGGCCTGAGCCTTTCACCGGGTTTGCTTGCCGACGCCGACAGCGTCGTTCGCTGA
- a CDS encoding protocatechuate 3,4-dioxygenase subunit beta, producing the protein MLQSRRQILGQLAGAAAAAPALARPLQARLEPTPNEIVGPFYPLAKPADTDADLTMVAGRTGRAIGQVIEISGQIMDLRGRPVPGTRLEIWQANAAGRYAHPSDDNPAPLDPNFQGYASLSTDADGRYRIITVKPAGYPGGRRGMRAPHIHFDLAGRTDRLVVQMYFPDEPLNATDALLRANIRPAMVIAATTGADASGILRYRWDMVLRTG; encoded by the coding sequence ATGCTGCAATCCCGACGCCAGATCCTCGGGCAGCTCGCGGGAGCCGCGGCCGCTGCGCCCGCCCTTGCCCGGCCCCTGCAGGCGCGGCTCGAACCGACGCCGAACGAGATCGTCGGCCCTTTCTATCCGCTCGCCAAGCCGGCCGATACCGATGCCGACCTGACGATGGTTGCCGGCCGGACGGGCCGGGCGATCGGCCAGGTCATCGAGATATCGGGCCAGATCATGGATCTGAGAGGACGTCCGGTGCCGGGCACCCGTCTCGAAATCTGGCAAGCCAATGCCGCCGGGCGCTACGCGCATCCGAGCGATGACAATCCTGCGCCACTCGACCCCAATTTCCAGGGCTATGCGTCGCTCTCCACCGATGCGGACGGCAGGTACCGGATCATCACGGTCAAGCCCGCCGGCTATCCCGGTGGCCGCCGGGGGATGCGCGCGCCGCATATCCATTTCGACCTCGCCGGGCGCACGGACCGGCTGGTCGTCCAGATGTATTTTCCGGATGAGCCGCTCAATGCGACCGACGCCCTGCTTCGCGCGAACATCCGCCCGGCGATGGTGATCGCCGCCACCACGGGTGCCGATGCATCGGGCATTCTTCGCTATCGTTGGGATATGGTGCTGCGCACTGGGTGA